In Xiphophorus maculatus strain JP 163 A chromosome 18, X_maculatus-5.0-male, whole genome shotgun sequence, a single genomic region encodes these proteins:
- the nyap2 gene encoding neuronal tyrosine-phosphorylated phosphoinositide-3-kinase adapter 2 isoform X2, which translates to MTSQEEASSFRRFFQYVEDSALRTYDGLVIQNASDIARESDRVRNQTNWTYLQEKHQKKRRQEEAIKRIGEDVATASDGAYSGKHFRMGFMTMPAPQDRVPTPTPGFTVRSQSLHSVGGGEEDSNHSRKQPPPKPKRDPTTKLSSSSEAVDGVSGFIKREYQEAKDGAELSEARYHHHSEESRKMPPPKPKRDPNTQLSSSFDESYVRNHCSKKSSFQGDKSSSQSHSPASRDTDDEEPVYIEMVGNILRELKGQEAVDDEQSESVYEEMKYPMLEDFLQDVQSTIIDSEAWSSRGSFCDIPPPFPNLLTHRPPLLVFPSAPVQCSPNSDESPLTPLDVTRLPMLENVSLSKSGGAEHPQGSGHHRKDRDRDRDRDASHTHTITSSGRSSAPPLASSFYKSSSSAHSVHGYPRSQSACPSPVSMGRALTPLSLKRPPPYDTLIAGGSIPRSSSSSSSSSQRAGEGGAKLSNSSSAHGSMHNVSARCQTPTSPLDELNNLFASGRQVMKRGSVGRKSREGEGDSKSLPRHDSKDRDGQSSPVSSRMGRSSVSPTMMLMGGGGGGGGGGESKTVGKLGRSASTSGVPSPGGTPQRHLHDAHHPVLSQD; encoded by the exons ATGACCTCTCAGGAAGAGGCGTCTTCCTTCAGGAGGTTCTTTCAGTACGTGGAGGACAGCGCGCTTCGAACATACGACGGTCTGGTGATCCAAAACGCTTCCGACATCGCCAGAGAGAGCGACCGTGTTCGGAACCAGACCAACTGGACCTACCTGCAGGAGAAACACCAGAAGAAGAGACGGCAAGAAGAGGCCATCAAGAG GATTGGAGAAGACGTCGCCACGGCCTCAGATGGGGCATactctggaaaacatttcaggatGGGCTTCATGACGATGCCGGCGCCACAGGACCGAGTGCCCACGCCGACCCCAGGCTTCACGGTGCGATCCCAGTCTCTTCACTCAGTCGGTGGCGGAGAGGAAGACTCCAACCACAGTCGCAAGCAACCTCCACCCAAACCCAAGCGAGACCCGACCACCAAactgagcagcagctctgaggcGGTGGATGGAGTCTCTGGTTTCATAAAGAGAGAGTATCAAGAAGCAAAAGATGGTGCAGAACTTTCAGAAG CTCGATATCATCACCACAGTGAAGAATCCAGGAAGATGCCTCCACCCAAACCCAAGAGAGACCCAAACACTCAGCTTAGCTCCTCTTTTGATGAGTCCTACGTCCGTAACCACTGCAGCAAGAAGTCTTCCTTCCAAGGCGACAAATCTTCGTCTCAGAGTCACAGCCCGGCATCCAGAGACACGGACGACGAAGAGCCGGTTTACATCGAGATGGTCGGAAACATCCTGCGTGAGCTGAAAGGTCAGGAAGCCGTAGACGACGAGCAGAGCGAGTCTGTGTACGAGGAGATGAAGTACCCGATGCTGGAGGACTTTCTGCAGGATGTGCAGTCCACCATCATCGACAGTGAGGCGTGGTCTTCCCGCGGTTCGTTCTGTGACATTCCTCCACCCTTCCCAAACCTCCTGACTCACCGCCCTCCGTTGCTCGTCTTCCCGTCCGCCCCGGTCCAGTGCTCCCCCAACTCCGACGAGTCCCCTCTCACCCCGCTTGATGTCACTCGTCTGCCTATGCTAGAAAACGTTAGCTTGAGTAAATCGGGTGGAGCAGAGCACCCACAGGGCTCCGGTCACCACCGTAAGGACCGGGACCGGGACCGGGACCGGGACGCGTCCCACACTCACACAATCACATCCTCTGGTCGCTCATCAGCCCCTCCCCTCGCCTCCAGTTTTTACAAGTCATCTAGCTCCGCCCACAGCGTTCATGGCTACCCTCGCAGCCAATCAGCATGCCCGTCTCCGGTCAGCATGGGGCGCGCTCTGACTCCTCTGAGTTTGAAGAGGCCGCCCCCTTATGACACTCTGATAGCAGGAGGAAGCATACcccgctcctcttcctcttcatcatcatcctcacaGAGGGCAGGAGAGGGTGGAGCTAAACTCAGTAACTCCTCCTCCGCCCACGGCTCCATGCACAACGTCTCGGCGCGGTGCCAGACTCCCACCAGCCCGCTGGACGAACTCAACAACCTGTTTGCGTCCGGCAGGCAGGTGATGAAGAGGGGCTCAGTagggaggaagagcagagagggTGAAG GAGATTCCAAGTCTCTGCCAAGACACGACAGTAAAGACCGAGACGGACAATCCAGTCCTGTTTCCAGCAGGATGGGGAGGTCGTCTGTGAGCCCCACCATGATGCTGATGGgcggaggaggtggaggtggaggtggaggag AATCAAAGACTGTGGGTAAACTGGGCCGGTCTGCATCAACATCAGGGGTTCCGTCTCCAGGCGGAACGCCACAGCGCCACCTCCATGATGCCCACCACCCGGTCCTCAGCCAG GACTGA
- the LOC111611989 gene encoding uncharacterized protein LOC111611989 isoform X2, which produces MSLVLQPPALKKLRLLTYSLVFILGVALLLQTFRSDRMLPLQVLTYALQPSVGSAVVQNQTAGTTVLKGQSAHLIGVGGSKALLVSAFLEHRTKPKKVLVVAIMFRQEKVSLQCRLLCSERRHVSRASVDIHWDHFGFPYGTADVSCPLPPACQAPSHVAVTSAAARNRDKADLEFLEVQNQKELNVFPYNFTSCFSTMYNYTNILQLVQTVEMLQLLGVNRIVIYKMNCSNETQRVLDYYTDKGLVEVVPWSLSEYLKVSRRAKPDQDPGDIHYFGQIPALNDCLYRSMYRSKYVALHDPDELILPQTVDSWSELLPLLEKRHGADRCFYFENNWFPTEFTLPPPPPNVLPGLGLWRNVSGANVLTHLYSEPVKPKPAFNNFKTITNPRSVFVVTVHGVLRSQKSCAWVDRTVARMYHTKVRGQTGLKAQQLIYDGRLLSYSGRLTSAVSAVLRETRLLPDGARR; this is translated from the exons ATGAGCCTCGTTCTGCAGCCGCCGGCGCTGAAGAAGCTGAGGTTGCTGACCTACAGCCTCGTCTTCATCCTGGGTGTCGCTCTGCTGCTCCAGACCTTCAG GTCAGACAGGATGTTGCCGCTCCAGGTTCTGACGTACGCCTTGCAGCCGTCGGTCGGGTCGGCCGTGGTCCAGAACCAAACCGCAGGAACTACAG TTCTCAAAGGACAGTCAGCCCATCTGATAGGAGTCGGTGGCTCCAAAGCGCTGCTGGTGTCTGCTTTTCTGGAGCATCGAACCAAACCCAAGAAG GTTCTTGTTGTTGCCATAATGTTTCGTCAAGAGAAAGTGTCCCTTCAGTGCCGCCTGCTCTGCAGCGAGCGGCGCCACGTGTCCAGAGCCTCCGTCGACATCCACTGGGATCACTTCGGCTTTCCGTACGGGACGGCCGACGTTTCCTGCCCGCTGCCGCCGGCCTGCCAGGCGCCGAGCCACGTAGCCGTCACCTCGGCAGCCGCCAGGAACCGAG ATAAAGCTGACCTTGAGTTTTTGGAGGTTCAGAATCAAAAAGAGCTGAACGTCTTTCCGTACAACTTCACCAGCTGTTTCTCCACCATGTACAACTACACCAACATCCTGCAG CTGGTGCAGACGGTGGAGATGCTGCAGTTACTGGGCGTGAACAGAATCGTCATCTACAAGATGAACTGCAGCAACGAGACGCAGCGCGTTCTGGACTACTACACCGACAAAG GTTTAGTGGAGGTGGTTCCTTGGTCTCTGTCGGAGTATCTGAAGGTTTCTCGTCGCGCTAAACCCGATCAGGATCCTGGTGACATCCACTACTTCGGTCAGATCCCGGCGCTCAACGACTGCCTGTACAGATCCATGTACCGGTCCAAATACGTGGCGCTGCACGACCCGGACGAGCTCATCCTGCCGCAGACGGTCGACAG CTGGTCAGAGCTGCTGCCGCTTCTGGAGAAAAGACACGGCGCTGACCGGTGCTTTTACTTCGAGAACAACTGGTTCCCCACCGAATTCACGCTGCCTCCTCCGCCGCCGAACGTCCTGCCTGGGCTGGGCCTCTGGCGAAACGTATCCGGGGCGAACGTCCTGACTCACCTGTACAGTGAACCTGTCAAACCCAAACCTGCCTTCAACAACTTCAAGACCATCACCAACCCTCGGTCCGTGTTCGTCGTCACCGTCCACGGAGTGCTGCGCTCGCAGAAGAGCTGCGCCTGGGTGGACAGGACGGTGGCCCGGATGTACCACACCAA agtCCGAGGACAAACTGGACTGAAGGCCCAGCAGCTGATTTATGACGGCAGGCTGCTGAGCTACAGCGGCCGCCTGACGTCGGCCGTCAGCGCCGTCCTCAGGGAGACGCGGCTCCTCCCTGACGGAGCCAGACGCTGA
- the LOC102238368 gene encoding sodium/potassium-transporting ATPase subunit beta-3-like, with the protein MSSAPEAQNQEPNQEPPKETNAEQKPEEKEAQGEEKDAAKEEVKVEEKEEKTEEKKKEEEKKKEEEEEKDKKDKKKKKKKEQKKEEKKESWKDFIYNPRTGEFLGRTASSWGLIFLFYLIFYGVLTGMFILTIWVMLQTLDDAVPRHQDRLDSPGLVFRPHAVEISYNRSDPAKFNPYVQQLHDLLQQYNDSIQEGNDLCLVGEYTDQDDQPKKKVCQFKRSNLRQCSGLPDTSFGYAEGQPCIILKLNRVIGLKPEGDPYINCTAKRNTPLQMIYFPPEGRLDKMFFPYYGKIAHPDYVQPLVAVKLLLTKEDYSVEQTVECKVEGSNLRNSDERDKYLGRVTFRVTVFQ; encoded by the exons ATGTCGTCCGCCCCAGAAGCCCAGAACCAAGAACCGAACCAGGAGCCGCCGAAAGAGACGAACGCGGAGCAGAAACCGGAGGAGAAAGAGGCGCAGGGGGAAGAGAAGGATGCGGCgaaggaggaggtgaaggtggaggagaaggaggagaaaacggaggagaagaagaaggaggaggagaagaagaaagaggaggaagaggagaaggacaagaaggacaagaagaagaagaagaagaaggagcagaaaaaggaggagaagaaagaatCATGGAAGGATTTCATCTACAACCCGCGGACCGGAGAGTTCCTGGGCCGAACCGCCAGCAGCTGGG gTCTCATTTTCCTCTTCTACCTCATCTTTTATGGCGTCCTGACGGGAATGTTCATCCTCACCATCTGGGTGATGCTGCAGACGCTGGATGACGCCGTTCCTCGGCACCAGGACCGCCTGGACTCTCCAG GTCTGGTTTTTCGTCCTCATGCTGTTGAGATTTCCTACAATCGCTCGGATCCAGCTAAATTCAACCCGTACGTCCAGCAGCTGCACGACCTTCTGCAGC AGTACAACGACAGCATCCAGGAGGGGAACGACTTGTGTCTGGTGGGCGAATACACGGACCAGGACGACCAGCCCAAGAAGAAGGTCTGCCAGTTCAAACGCAGCAATCTGCGCCAGTGCTCTGGTTTGCCGGACACCAGCTTCGGCTACGCCGAGGGGCAGCCCTGCATCATCCTCAAGCTGAACCGG GTCATTGGACTGAAACCCGAAGGAGATCCATACATCAACTGTACCGCCAAG agaaacaccCCGCTGCAGATGATTTACTTCCCGCCTGAAGGTCGTctggataaaatgttttttccgtATTACGGCAAAATCGCTCAC CCGGATTACGTCCAGCCGCTGGTGGCCGTCAAGCTGCTGCTAACTAAGGAGGACTACAGCGTGGAGCAGACGGTGGAATGTAAAGTGGAGGGATCCAACCTGCGCAACAGCGACGAGCGGGACAAGTATCTGGGTCGGGTCACTTTCCGGGTCACAGTGTTTCAGTAA
- the LOC111611989 gene encoding uncharacterized protein LOC111611989 isoform X1, translated as MSLVLQPPALKKLRLLTYSLVFILGVALLLQTFRMIDLCPSQINGQPDLLMFRKTEETFNQSLRSDRMLPLQVLTYALQPSVGSAVVQNQTAGTTVLKGQSAHLIGVGGSKALLVSAFLEHRTKPKKVLVVAIMFRQEKVSLQCRLLCSERRHVSRASVDIHWDHFGFPYGTADVSCPLPPACQAPSHVAVTSAAARNRDKADLEFLEVQNQKELNVFPYNFTSCFSTMYNYTNILQLVQTVEMLQLLGVNRIVIYKMNCSNETQRVLDYYTDKGLVEVVPWSLSEYLKVSRRAKPDQDPGDIHYFGQIPALNDCLYRSMYRSKYVALHDPDELILPQTVDSWSELLPLLEKRHGADRCFYFENNWFPTEFTLPPPPPNVLPGLGLWRNVSGANVLTHLYSEPVKPKPAFNNFKTITNPRSVFVVTVHGVLRSQKSCAWVDRTVARMYHTKVRGQTGLKAQQLIYDGRLLSYSGRLTSAVSAVLRETRLLPDGARR; from the exons ATGAGCCTCGTTCTGCAGCCGCCGGCGCTGAAGAAGCTGAGGTTGCTGACCTACAGCCTCGTCTTCATCCTGGGTGTCGCTCTGCTGCTCCAGACCTTCAG AATGATTGACTTATGTCCTTCCCAGATTAACGGGCAGCCAGATTTGCTGATGTTtagaaaaacagaggaaacatttaatCAGTCGCTCAG GTCAGACAGGATGTTGCCGCTCCAGGTTCTGACGTACGCCTTGCAGCCGTCGGTCGGGTCGGCCGTGGTCCAGAACCAAACCGCAGGAACTACAG TTCTCAAAGGACAGTCAGCCCATCTGATAGGAGTCGGTGGCTCCAAAGCGCTGCTGGTGTCTGCTTTTCTGGAGCATCGAACCAAACCCAAGAAG GTTCTTGTTGTTGCCATAATGTTTCGTCAAGAGAAAGTGTCCCTTCAGTGCCGCCTGCTCTGCAGCGAGCGGCGCCACGTGTCCAGAGCCTCCGTCGACATCCACTGGGATCACTTCGGCTTTCCGTACGGGACGGCCGACGTTTCCTGCCCGCTGCCGCCGGCCTGCCAGGCGCCGAGCCACGTAGCCGTCACCTCGGCAGCCGCCAGGAACCGAG ATAAAGCTGACCTTGAGTTTTTGGAGGTTCAGAATCAAAAAGAGCTGAACGTCTTTCCGTACAACTTCACCAGCTGTTTCTCCACCATGTACAACTACACCAACATCCTGCAG CTGGTGCAGACGGTGGAGATGCTGCAGTTACTGGGCGTGAACAGAATCGTCATCTACAAGATGAACTGCAGCAACGAGACGCAGCGCGTTCTGGACTACTACACCGACAAAG GTTTAGTGGAGGTGGTTCCTTGGTCTCTGTCGGAGTATCTGAAGGTTTCTCGTCGCGCTAAACCCGATCAGGATCCTGGTGACATCCACTACTTCGGTCAGATCCCGGCGCTCAACGACTGCCTGTACAGATCCATGTACCGGTCCAAATACGTGGCGCTGCACGACCCGGACGAGCTCATCCTGCCGCAGACGGTCGACAG CTGGTCAGAGCTGCTGCCGCTTCTGGAGAAAAGACACGGCGCTGACCGGTGCTTTTACTTCGAGAACAACTGGTTCCCCACCGAATTCACGCTGCCTCCTCCGCCGCCGAACGTCCTGCCTGGGCTGGGCCTCTGGCGAAACGTATCCGGGGCGAACGTCCTGACTCACCTGTACAGTGAACCTGTCAAACCCAAACCTGCCTTCAACAACTTCAAGACCATCACCAACCCTCGGTCCGTGTTCGTCGTCACCGTCCACGGAGTGCTGCGCTCGCAGAAGAGCTGCGCCTGGGTGGACAGGACGGTGGCCCGGATGTACCACACCAA agtCCGAGGACAAACTGGACTGAAGGCCCAGCAGCTGATTTATGACGGCAGGCTGCTGAGCTACAGCGGCCGCCTGACGTCGGCCGTCAGCGCCGTCCTCAGGGAGACGCGGCTCCTCCCTGACGGAGCCAGACGCTGA